The following are encoded together in the Gordonia insulae genome:
- a CDS encoding MbtH family protein: MTNPFDNTEGVFFVLVNAEGQHSLWPEFAPVPDGWTRVHGPGGHDDCLAYVEENWRDMRPASLIRAMEAAAATTGSEGGHGTSQDD, encoded by the coding sequence ATGACCAACCCGTTCGACAACACCGAAGGTGTGTTCTTCGTTCTTGTCAACGCCGAAGGCCAGCATTCGCTGTGGCCCGAGTTCGCCCCCGTCCCCGACGGCTGGACCAGGGTCCATGGACCCGGCGGTCACGACGACTGCCTGGCCTACGTCGAGGAGAACTGGCGAGACATGCGCCCGGCCAGCCTGATCCGTGCGATGGAGGCGGCCGCGGCAACAACGGGAAGTGAGGGCGGCCATGGGACGTCACAGGATGACTGA